The genomic region GTCTGCTTATGCCTGTGGTTCTCTCTGAACATCCCTTCACCTCAAGTCGAATAGCCTCAACTTGAGTCTATCGCATCCCAATATCAGCTTCAATACCAAGGCGCTACCTTTTTGCAGGAACGCCATGTATTCTTTAGTGTATTTCAGGGAACGGCTCCATCAATTCGCCTGAGGAAGGGATTCCCCCTTTTCTCCCGGCCGATTGTGGTTTTGGGACCGTGTCCGGGCAAAACCACTGTCTGATCAGGCAGAACCAGCAGCCTGCTGCGTATGCCGGAAATCAGCAGACTATGATCTCCGCCGGGGAAATCAGTGCGAGCGATGCCCATATTGAACAGCGTATCCCCGCTGAATACAACTCCATGCCCTTCAATGCAGATGCCGCCTGCGCTGTGGCCGGGGACGTGCAATACGCGAAATGTTAAATCTCCGATGACCAGAGAATCGTTGTCTGTGAGTATTCGATCGGGCGCCGGCGGCGCTTGGGAACCGGGGTCATCGATTGTAAATTGGCGGCTGTAGTCATATATCTGGAGTAGTTCGACGTCAGCACTATGGATGGCGAAGCTGGCTCCGGTGGATTCCACGATCGGCCTGGCCGCTCCATAGTGATCCGGATGTGCGTGTGTAACTACAACAAGGCCTACCCGAAAGCCCAGCTCATCGATATTCTTCATGATCCTTGCCCCGTCACTGGCCGGGTCGATGACCATAGCATCCCGGGTTTGCTCTGATGCCACAAGATAGCAGTTTGTTCCAAAAGGCATGATCTCCAGAGTTCTGTAGATCATTTTCGCCATCGATAGCCTCCGATCTCCTTTCCAGGTCAGAAAAACTCCCGTCAGCACACCGGGGACTGCTCCCCTCGGCAGAGGCAGTCCCCGGTGCAGAAAAAAGGGGCGACAAAGCCAACTCTTCAGGCCCGCCGAGTGTCTGGGTGGCACTTTCGGACCTGCATGTCAGCTATGTCATCAAACCAACTATTTTTTGGCTGGTTCGGCGACCTTCTTGCGTTTGTCATTCCAGTTATCGAATGTTACAACTATCCCGGGGAGCAGAACCAGCGTGCTCACCAGCACCAGAGCCATATCGATGATCGTGATCCACCCGAACTGGCTCAGGAAGGGATAGGTGAATGCGAACCACAAAGTCCCGAAGCCGATCATCACCATCAACCCTGAGACAACGATGGCACGCCCGATCCGGCTGATGGCGGTGGTCATGCAATCTATGGGAAGACCACCTTTATCCCGCTCCTCATAGTAACGCATCAACAGCAGGATGGTGAATTCCACGCCGATTCCCATGAGTTGCGCCGGCAGCAGCGCCCCGAGTGTGGTCACCGTCAGACCCTTAGCATACATCACTGCTGATGACCATCCAAGGATCAGGGCAATTGGCAGGGCAGCGGTGATAACTCTCAGGATTCTGAACTTGAAAAAGAGGAGCAGCATCGCGATGATGAAGCCTATTCCGATGTAGGTCAACTTGCCGCGGCTGTCTTCCAGATCCTGCGCCAGCCTGGGATTGAGCACACCATTGCCCGTATAGGTGACCGTGTATCCCTCGGGTGGAGTTGAGAAGTACTTTTTGATGTCCGCGGTGAAGATTCGCTTAGCCTCGACCTCGGGCGAAGTAGAGCCGAACGAGAGGTGAGCCTGTGTGCGATCCGGCGAGACATAGTTGAGCGAGAACCTCTCCGGCATCAACCCCAGCAACGTTTCGCCCACAGTTGGGTTGGGAGGCAACATGTTAAAAGCCCCCTCATAGAAGCTTGCCAGGTTGGAATACGTACCCGAGTAATGCCCGGGAAGCGTTGTTGGATTCGTATCTGCCAACCATGCTTTCGACTGGATAGACATCCATTGCAGGACCTCGGGTTCAAGGACAGTCTTGCCCTCAGGAGCGTCCACCAACAAATCTAGAGGACTGACCCCTCCGGCGTAATCGGTTAGCCTGGCGAGGTCCTTCATCGGTTGGACCTTCTGTGAAACGTAGTTCTTATATCCGACGTTCCCCTTCAGGTCGGACTCTTTGATCCAACCGTAAGCTGAGAACCCTATGGCGATAATCAAAAGCGGGATGACCAATTGGACCGATTTGTGAGCAATCCACGTCGCTGCCTTATCGATCCGCGAATCTCCTTTCGTCTCGGGCTTGTTGGTGGCATCGTTCTTCCGTTCCTTCAGGTAGAGGATAGGGAGCAGGAACAGTGTCGCAACCACCAGACATACGCCGACGCCCACAATGAGCATCTTACCAAAGCCTTCCACCATGGGGGTCTTGGCAAAGAATACCGCGGCAAAACCGCCGCAGGCCGCCAGCATGGCGATGACCAAGGGAGGACCGATGTGTTCCAGGGTATTCCTCACCGCCTGGTCTGCCGTTATCCCTTTCCGATGCTCTTCGTCAAAACGATTGTGGAACTGGATGGAATAGTCCACGCCCAATCCGAGCAAGATGGGGAACACCCCCATGGAAACCACAGTAATATTCCAGTCAAGCCACCCCATGATCCCCATGGTGTAAAGCACACCAACAAGAACCAGGCCCAGCGATAACCACCGCCAGACGAAGAACCCGCGAGTCCTGAACATCAGCGCCAGGATGACTATCATGATGGCAATGGCGATCATCATAATCTTGGCGATTGTCTGAGGAACGTGGGTTTCCTGATAGTACAGTACAAAGGGAGAACCGGTTACCGTCGTTTTGACATTACTATCGAAGCCGGCCTCTTTCAGAACAGCTTTCGCTTCGTCGATATAGTCTCCCTTGACCTTATTGTCCAGGCCTCCTTTGAGACCAAATGCGATACGGCCGGCGCCCTTATTGAAGAAGACGCCTTTACCCTGCCGGGTCAGCTCTCCTGTTTTGGGATCGAGCAACCATGTAGCATTTATACTCGTTTCCACGCCCGCTACCAACACCGTCGAGTCGTCGTCTTTGGCAGTGGGATCGGCATTGCCTCTCAACAGGTCAACGGTGAACGCCGGTGTGATAACGAACTGCACGTCCTTCTTTGGCGTTTTCCCATCAGCCTCATAGAAGTAGCGATCAAAATACCGCATCGCGGCCATGTTCTGATTGCTCAGGATCTCATTCATGCCGGCTTGAGTATCCCCGCTTTTGGGTTCAACCAGCACGATGAGTTGATCGTTGCTGAAATTCTTATCCAGTTTATAGATGTCCTTGAACTCTTGGGTGTAACTGGGCATATAGTCCCCATAGTTGTTGGACACATCCACGTATCTGGCTCCCAGTCCCAGGCCGATCAATGCTATGATTCCAAGGAGAAAGACCCATTTGAGTCTGTTTTGAATAAGGCCCCAGACGCCTAACAGAATCTTTGCTATCATTCTACCCCCTTTTATTTGCAAGAGCCTGCGGAAATTCTGTTTCTCATTCGATCTTGGCTGGTTCTACAATCCTTTCACCTCCTAAGACTTGGATGGAATCACTTCTTATTCGGATCGGAGAGACCTTTCTGGGCGAAAAACTCTTCCTCCATTAAATTCACCCGCCGTTCCCTCTTGCACCGCTTAACCACCTCAATGAAATCATCCAGTTTAGGCTGAATCTCTACCCCCGGTGTCACTCTCCCATCGATGAAGTCCAGCTCGATGTTTAGCGTGGGAACCCTCAGCTCTTCCATAATCCGATCTTTGACCAGCTTGGCAGCAGACCAGTTGGACTTACAAGCGACGTGACCCGC from Dehalococcoidia bacterium harbors:
- a CDS encoding MMPL family transporter — its product is MIAKILLGVWGLIQNRLKWVFLLGIIALIGLGLGARYVDVSNNYGDYMPSYTQEFKDIYKLDKNFSNDQLIVLVEPKSGDTQAGMNEILSNQNMAAMRYFDRYFYEADGKTPKKDVQFVITPAFTVDLLRGNADPTAKDDDSTVLVAGVETSINATWLLDPKTGELTRQGKGVFFNKGAGRIAFGLKGGLDNKVKGDYIDEAKAVLKEAGFDSNVKTTVTGSPFVLYYQETHVPQTIAKIMMIAIAIMIVILALMFRTRGFFVWRWLSLGLVLVGVLYTMGIMGWLDWNITVVSMGVFPILLGLGVDYSIQFHNRFDEEHRKGITADQAVRNTLEHIGPPLVIAMLAACGGFAAVFFAKTPMVEGFGKMLIVGVGVCLVVATLFLLPILYLKERKNDATNKPETKGDSRIDKAATWIAHKSVQLVIPLLIIAIGFSAYGWIKESDLKGNVGYKNYVSQKVQPMKDLARLTDYAGGVSPLDLLVDAPEGKTVLEPEVLQWMSIQSKAWLADTNPTTLPGHYSGTYSNLASFYEGAFNMLPPNPTVGETLLGLMPERFSLNYVSPDRTQAHLSFGSTSPEVEAKRIFTADIKKYFSTPPEGYTVTYTGNGVLNPRLAQDLEDSRGKLTYIGIGFIIAMLLLFFKFRILRVITAALPIALILGWSSAVMYAKGLTVTTLGALLPAQLMGIGVEFTILLLMRYYEERDKGGLPIDCMTTAISRIGRAIVVSGLMVMIGFGTLWFAFTYPFLSQFGWITIIDMALVLVSTLVLLPGIVVTFDNWNDKRKKVAEPAKK
- a CDS encoding MBL fold metallo-hydrolase, which produces MAKMIYRTLEIMPFGTNCYLVASEQTRDAMVIDPASDGARIMKNIDELGFRVGLVVVTHAHPDHYGAARPIVESTGASFAIHSADVELLQIYDYSRQFTIDDPGSQAPPAPDRILTDNDSLVIGDLTFRVLHVPGHSAGGICIEGHGVVFSGDTLFNMGIARTDFPGGDHSLLISGIRSRLLVLPDQTVVLPGHGPKTTIGREKRGNPFLRRIDGAVP